TGCGGCTCAGCCCGTAGAGTCGTCTTTGGCCTTTCCGTGGACTTTTCCGTTCGGGATCGACCGCAGGTTCCACTCAGAAAAGTCCAAACTGTCCGAAAGCCCTCGCTGTTTGGACCAGGGGGCTGCGGGGACGTCTGAGGTGGTGGGTCGCCGCCTCAGCGACTTCCTGTCCTGTGAGAGCTCGAAGGCAGTGTCGCCCCCTGTGGCTGCGGAGGAGGATGACGTGAGGGTGAAGGTGGAGCGTTTGAGCGATGAAGAGGTGCAGGAGGCTTCGCAGGCCGTCAGTGCCTCCCAGAGCTCTCTGAGTGACCAGCAGACTGTCCCGGGCAGCGAGCAGGTCCAAGAGGAGCTCCTCATCAGCCCACAGTCCTCCTCTATCGGTGAGTCTGTTTTTAACACCATTcttgtactaaaaaaaaatggttaaaatgcaCGCTAAAAGGACTGCTGTCGGTGCACTGTTTAACTTCAGGTTGGAGATTTCTTTCCACAGTATAGAATGTGTGTCAAGGTTTAAAAACTGCAATAACGGCACCTGTAGTTGAATATACAGTGTGCAAGATGGATGCATTTTAAgttttcaggtaaagcaatgacatctgcAGGGGAAAAAAGCAGATGGCGGACCCTTCACCAGATaaattacattgtgcaccttcaACGGTTATTTCTGCCCCTTGAGAGTAAAAAGACCTACGTTTAATCAAATTGGGCAGATCTGGTTGTGCACCTGGCTCTAGATTTGTCACAGGAGCAATCTGACAATCTGGGAAAACCATTCTTTTCCCTGAGACAGCCTGAGTCTAGCCCCGCCTTAAAGAAACTGAGATGGAAAGTTTTATTGTGGAGGCCCTAAATGCAGCTTAAAAGCATTCTATCCCCTgccataaacacaaacatggaaACATCACTCATTTTTTCCTAAACACATGAAGTAAGTTAAATAGTTTCCTTGAAAATGGACTTAAGCCTAATGAACTGTATTTGTGCAGCTTCCTTCCAGTACAGCAGCATTTAGTTGAgtacttttttttcctcctccacAGGCTCCATGGACGAGGGCGTGTCGGAGGCGCTGCCATCAATGCAGGGCGCCTCGAATGCTGGAGGACACAACGAAGATGATGAAAGGTGCAGTTGGGTTATAACTtgcagcaaagcaataaaaaaatataaacataaaccaCATGCAGCAAGTGCGTCACATCGATTACCATTATACATTCGAACGCATCCCTAAGGCACAATTATAATAAACCTGACAATCTGCAACTGTAACTTCAAATCAATTATGGTTTAACTGACGCAGAAAAGGTTGATCTACGTCTGAAGTGTGCTTAATATAAAATGCACTAAAATGCCTGTGTTGTTCATGTGTCTTTCAGGCTGGAGGGTATTCAGTATCCATACCACCTTTATATCAGTCCCTCAGCCAGACCTGGTACTAATGGTCCTGACAGGCCCTTTCAGTGTCCCACGTGTGGAGTCCGATTCACTCGGATACAAAACCTTAAGCAGCACATGCTCATACATTCCGGTAGGTAGAACTTCTTTAGTGTGACTTTGtatttagaatatttagtttaatgCAACGTTTGAAATGATGAATATGTAAACTTCTGCTTCAGGGAAACTGCTGAAAAAATCCGACATGGGGAAGTCTTTAGCTGCACCTTGTATAGAGCTTAGATGATTCTAGGAAACAGTAATTTAGAAAACAGCCTCCGTGGTGATAgttatgtgtgttgtgtttatctgaGATGCTAAATTACAGTGCAGCTAAATCATTCATTGTCTGCTTCCTCCAGGCATTAAACCTTTCCAGTGTGACCGCTGTGGGAAAAAGTTCACACGGGCCTACTCCCTAAAGATGCATCGACTGAAGCACGAAGGTAAACGCTGTTTCCGGTGCCAGATTTGTAGCGCCACATTCACGTCCTTCGGTGAATATAAGCACCACATGAGGGTCTCCCGACACATAATCCGCAAGCCGCGGATTTACGAGTGCAAAACATGCGGCGCCATGTTCACCAACTCTGGAAATTTAATTGTACACCTGAGGAGTCTGAACCATGAAGCCTCCGAGCTAGCAAACTACTTCCAGAGCAGGTGAGGAGTCTGTGGGTACTGACCCCATTGTTCACTCAGATCTCACCTGGAAATCTAAACTATTTAAGATTCAAGGAAAAACAAAGCCATTTTCTGGAGTTAGGAAGTGTGAAGTTTAGGTCCACTCAAATGTAGGGTCTCAAATCTACTTCACTTTAATAATTActtaaaaattatacattttgtctcttttttaagTATACAAGTGACAAAACTGAGAATAAAACACTCATGTATCTATACTATATAAATATCTTATTTGCTTGTTTGATTTtataaagacatttttctgaacTAATTAGTGGGTTGTTTTGCTCGTTCAAGCCAGAACACAGTGTCTTTATGAAGTGgaagtgtgtttttctttcccaGACTTTTCCACTTCTTAATCAACTCAAGCCCTCACAGGTCGGAGGACTTAAATGGGCCATTGACTCCTCAAAAGTTTTATAGTAGAAGGTCTCCGCCTGAGATCATAACAGTGTGGAAAATTCTCTGGCAGTCCACTACGTCTCTTGGTCCGATCCACAGCCCTCACATAAAGAGACATGTTAACGACactggccttttttttttagaaaatgcTGATTTGCACAAGGCTGTGTCAGATCAGGCTGCACTCTTGTCCACATGAGAGTCATCCTCATCTATTTATTATCGAAATGAAGCCTGTGTTCTAACTGTTCAATAACGACCGCTCATGGAAAAGACAGATTTAAACGTCAAACATCAAACACTTTTATGGTAGAATTATGATCACAATAATTCCAGTTTATTATCTTATTTTAGATCATGTTATTATACCTGGCTGTTTTATACTTTCTCCTTAATAGCCCCTTTATGCCACTGTCTTCAAGGAGGTAAAACAGTCctggaatgtaccacagtatggcattacaggtataaatacttttaaaaaatgggCGTTCTTGCTCTGAGCCTCTCCACAGCTTTGACCAATAACCTGGCTTAGTTGGGTAATAGTAAACTAGATAAAACTGGATAAAGATAATGTcagactgtggaatattctaataaaagcaataaaatctccatggcaacaagcaggtggcggactctcCAGCAGAAAAGCTAGACAGTGCACCTACTATAATACTCTTAAATGTTGTTTGCAGTAAAAAAGTGCAGTGCTGAAGTTGTCTGTTTgtcttttatgtttgttttctgaCCCGTCCCGTTGTGCTGAACcctcctgctcctgtttgcAGTGATTTCCTCGTGCCCGACTACCTGAGCCAGgtgcaggaggaagaggaggtgctGGGAGTGCAGTACGACCCCCCTGTCCCCGTCCCGTACCCCGGCAGCTCTGTGAACGCCCCATCCTCCTCAGTGCACCTGCCCGTCATCTCACAGGTTTCCTCCTCCACCCACCACTGCGAGAGCTCCTCAGGCTTCCTCTCTCCGGAGCCCGCAGACCCGCTGGAAGCCCCACCCAGCCCCAAGATCGCGGCCGGTGACGCAGAGGGCGTGACGGAGGAGGTGAAGTCTGAGCACAGTGTGGGTGACTGTTCCCCTGAAGCGTTTGAGGAGAATCAGCCCGATCAGGCAAAGGAGCTGGCCCCTATTACCATCGAGTGATTCGCGTCTTCTCTTTCTGCGCTCATGTCATGTGGCAGTTTCTACGGACAGAAAGAACTGTTGGGATGTTTGTCACGTGTTGAAATCACGTGATGCCGCTGAGGATGTGCCATGAACACGTTTTCTTTTAACCTTTTAAATGCATTCACAACTGcaaatcatttctttttacGTGTAGAGCTCGAGATCGGAGCCGTAGAACAACCCGATAATCCGCTGGATCACAACGagtaaatacattaattacacTATATGGTTAGAATAGTTTTAATTGAATGCTAAGTTTAGCcgttagcatcttaaaatctccattagTTTAACATTGGGCTGAAAATGTATGATGACGTAATAGTGATTGACGCTTCCCCATATGACGTGAATGCAGTATTTTCCTGTTTTCTCGGTGGCTTAGATTCAAACCTCACCCTTGTTTTTGGAAAGTGCCTGATGCATCTTTTAACTAAGAGAGTTGGAGGAGAGAGCCGCCAGAGACAGACTGAGCTGTAGGGATCCGTGTTTGTGGTGACGCTTGTCTGTTTGGGCTGAGACTGTGTTATTCCTTCAGTGCCATCTCTATAGGCAAACTGTTACATGTCTATAATATCTATCCTGCAATAGCTTGTACTGTAGTTTACTCTTTGAATGCTGTGTGTTGTGAAGTATGATTTGtcagatgtgtgtatgtgcatatcTTTTATCAATAGTATGTAAATGTTAAAAACTTGAAACTATAAGGACAGAGTATTCATGTTGCAGTATTTTTCATCTTTCTAACATTGACATTCATGTGTCTAAATTCTAAAACAGTTATGATTGTAATGtcactgctgtttgttttggtgtgttttATATTAGAGGAAAAATAGCAAAGAATGAAATTTCTTCAATCACCCAAACGTGCTCCTCACAAAATATTTAATGTAGCATTTCATTCTTTATAAAGCTTGTAAAATGCTAAGATTTCAGCCTTTAAGCCGTGTCCTTTATTTTGCAGCAGGcccatattttcatatttttgttcaaaataatttGTAGAATAACTTTGAGTTCCTTTGTGTTTAAACCCTGACTGAAGTGGTGCATCTGCAGTCGTAGCGTCGCAGATGCTGGTAGAGCGTAGGCCATTATATGGCCCATATTATTATTTGCTTggtaacattttgtatttgctTCTGAAGCAGTGGTGTGAATGCTCGTACTGTGAGTCAAATGACATGAGTCTAACATTATGAGCCGTTTCTTCCGTTCACTCAAACTGTTTTTGTCGATCTAAGTTCAGTGCCAAATGGCAGCAGTTCTTGTGCCTCTGTCGTGAACAGTCTTTGTTTTCTCCCTCTGCTACAGCAGAATTTTAGACTTTGATACAAAGAGTTGAATGTAAATTATTGCTGTAATGAAGTGTCAAAAACACACTGACCAGTAAAATCTGTACGATTCAAATGCACTCGTGTCACCCTGTGCCAGCCGATCTTTGACTTTCCGTAGTTGTGCCATTTGCCCGTTTCCTGGGCTCTAATCAAGCTTTTACCTGAAGGACCAAATGTTCTCTCGATGGGATTTGCCGAGGCAATCAGTTATTGCACATGTTAAATAAAAGATAATCAAACCAAGTGGTCCACACTATTCAAGGGTCCACTGACCCTCCAACACTGTAAGATGTGGTGCAGTTCAGAGACTAGCCTTAGTACATGGACCTGAAACTCGACTTGCACACCATCTAAatttaaaagtttcattttccatttgtacGTCATTCTCCTCATCTGTTGTCtgttttaaaacaactttttacAATGAAATGCTGCTGTTTGATGAAACGCAAAAGTGCCCAAAATATTTTTGTGAACCAATGGTGTGCAATAAATGGACAGGTGTTGTTTTTGAAGTCACTTTTTGGtcttctatatatatatacatatatatatagtataatgTCTTATAAAAAGAAGaatgtattttgtttgaaatgtgacTGAGGTGAATTACAAACCCATGTGTGATCTGTGAAACAGTCGTTTAGACCAAGTGACTGGTTTTCTTCAGCTTTGTGTTGATTTGATTGCTGCATGTCCATATACTGTAGTTGTGTGCAGTGGGAGCATGTCTTCAGTTGGCAATGTTCTGGTCAAGATTTTCTTGGATAAAGAATCTCCGTTAACCCAAACGTCAGTGTCCAGCATGCCACCTCTTTTCTGTATGTGCAATGTTTTAAACTATATTGATCCTGTCTGGGACATGCCTTTAATGTACACTTGATGTTGTATACGTTTTCCAGTCCACATGAAAATATAAAGATGGTAGCCCACTTTAATtacataaaacaatatatatttttggtgaCTTTTGTATTCTGGTTGCTGTTTTATGGCATCTTTGGATATTCTTGTTAATGTGAATAGTACAGGGGCCTTGGTTGTCTTCACTTGTGACTGTCCGTGTACAAAACAATCATACAAAGCATATACTGTTGGCCAACTGATAACTACCTGCTTTGAGGCAAATGTATTTGCGTCACTGGTTCTGTGTCTCCATAGAAGAGTCCAGAAGGCATCGCGGGCCGTATATTGAAGATTCTGTTTGGTGTTGAATGTTTTAACTACAGATATCACAGCTGGCTGTTCTGACCAGACTCTGTATATGGGACTTTATGGTTGTTCTTAATCTTTACTATAGTGTTCTGGCTTTGCTGTCCTGTTGTTACTGATAAAGACTTGTTTTGTAAAAGtataatatgtaaataaaagacCAAGTCGCAATGTAGTTGTGATTTTTCTAAACTTATTATTTACTAAAGAGTAGACACATTATCAAGACTGAATCTGAGttcatttacaataaaataaaataaaataacacaattttTCATGAGGTAATTTAGATTTGAAGGTAAATTTTCACAGATTTAGCTAAACATggactattattactattattatataatGCAAAGTTGACTTTTTAGAGCGTTCAGCTAAATTATAACtgttcactcatcaaaaacGAGCTTAAAGAGGTTTTATACGTCAGtcgtgcacgtttgagtaatcgtaCAATCTCTCCCAATTAAAACTTCAATTATTACAACACTATGGACGTGTTCGGGGCATATCCCATCGGGAGTAgggcccggggaagacccaggactcGCTCtgggctggtctgggaacgccttggggtcccaccggaggagctggaggacatgtctggggtgagggaagtctgggagtccctgattAAGACTGTtccccagataagaggaagaaaatggatggataattaaacatggactatgactgctattattatattatgtaaagTTGGCTTTTTAGAGCGTTCAGTTCAATTATaactttgttccctcatcaaaaacaaaactttaagaGGTTTTACAGTATATGTCAgctgcacgtttgagtaatcttccAAACTCCCAATTAAAACTTCAATTATTACAATTGCTATCACTACtttctatttattcatttatttgtttatgttttgttgttgtagaTTATTCCATGGTGTAAGAATTGTTCGTTTCTGGTGCAAAgcgactgaaacataaagtcagaaggtttgaCGAGTTCCACACAGGCAAAGTGAAGAATGAAGCAAAAGACTCGACAGAAGaaagtcctgagatgtgcaggTTTACAGCTTTTATAATGTCTCCTCATGTACGAGTTTGTGACGAGGGTCTTCTTCTTGTTTGCACGGCGTTACACGTTAAGAAACTTCTGTGATTGGTGATTGTTTTATCATCCTCTCAAAATGGAGGTCACACATTCTACAGATAAGACATGGCTTTGATCAAAACACCAGAACATAGGGGTCATCTTCTCGTCCTCACGTCCTTCTAAGCTCCACGTTAATAAATCAATCTAATCAATCAAATCTAGCGTtaataaatcaagataccagtttggagTAGTACAATTGTCTCACTTTTAGTCTGATGATGAGATCTTTTTAGACAGCTCTGACAGAAGACAAAAGACAGAAGACaggagacaaaagagacagGTGTGTGCATAAAGCTAAGTGCTCTTGGACCCATTAGACCCATCCCACAAACTGCAGTTACATAACACTGAGCTATAACTTGTTCCTTGTAAACTTTTACCACAGAGCCAAAAATGAGTTTGTTGatgcttttgtttacatttagggCTTATCTGTCACTGCGCAGCCTGGAGGGGGATTTTACACAAACTGGATACAGCCGTTtgtgaggaggagagtgatAATACTACACTGGGACCGCTCTGCcaggaaaaataaaacagtgcaTGACTAATACACATGTCATACATTCCCAATCAATGGAAGGGGTCGGATTCAATGGAATATTCCACAAATCACATCAGAGCCAGATTCATTAGGTCTTTTGTATCTACTGAAAATAATACTTAGGCATTAAAGTCGCTATTTGAAGAATTGACCCGAGGACCTGCGTAACGTTATTGGTCATTTTTGTGGCTTAAGTTGAATTCATGGAGTCCCGTATTTTCCGAGAGCCACAGACAGTGTTGAAAAGCTGTCTCTAAAAGGACCGGCTCGTCCACTGGTGCGGCTCTGCTATCTGTCAGCCGCAAGAACATCTAATAGCGGTGATAAAAGCGGTCAGGACTCAGCTGTTAGGGCCTAATTGGGTTTAAGATCTTTTCCACTACAGTCTGTGCAGTGTAGAGCATCAGCGCAGACAGAGAACATCCAGTACTTTTTACACAAACCTGACATGTCCTGTTGGTTATTTTCATCTTATGCACGTGTAGAGATGTCACAGGTGTTTGGTTGATCAGGATTTGTGGTTGTTCAGGTGAGAAAATGAAGAATCAAGAGTTAGGATTGgcagttttattttaagtcaAATTTGGTTTCATTTTTTCCTCCTCTTACAAATGTTCTGCTTTCATAAAACTGTGTCAAACTCTAATGGCAAAAGTCAAACTCAACGACCTGCCGAGCCTCAAATGATGTATTCTGCGTGGGCcacatttaatttatatacTGGCATATATAAGTACACAGAAGTATGTGCAGAGTATTCACTTCTGTATGTAAACGCTGAGTCTGTATATGTGATTTCAATGCAAGGTCTGGTTAAGCATggactattattactattactattattatattatgcaaaattgactttttgttccactggaggagctggaggacgtgtctggggtgagggaagtctgggagtccctgattAGACTGCGATAAGACCgataagaggaagaaagtgGATGGATAAACTGAATGAAATTGAATTAGATGTAAGTTTCCTGTAGGGGGCGTACCTCCTGCTGGTCTCCACTGACACACATACAAATTGTgatgatattttgtttgttcttcttgtaactgtttgtgttgttgttcatGTAACTGCTTTTGGTTGCACTTTAAAACAGGGTCTTACGAGGTACTTACAGTGATAGTTAGCAGATACTTCACTGGTAAGTACGGTAGTAGTTTTTGAGGTAGTTCCTGTGGTACTTATTATACTGATGCTTACCTGTACTTTAGCTGAGActtatacagtatacagtagtACTTTTAGTGATAGTTATTGGTACTAGTGCTGGTACTTACAGTAACATG
This Periophthalmus magnuspinnatus isolate fPerMag1 chromosome 13, fPerMag1.2.pri, whole genome shotgun sequence DNA region includes the following protein-coding sequences:
- the zbtb44 gene encoding zinc finger and BTB domain-containing protein 44 isoform X2, which produces MGAKTFTHTSASHSQEMLDKLNALRSEGHLCDVTIRVQDKLFLAHKVVLACCSDFFRSKLVGRSEEEDKFVLDLHHVTVSGFAPLLEYAYTSTLSISTENIIDVLAAASYMQMFAVASTCSEFMKSSILWGPSSNNSLSADKQHESVPESASSHCTLTPMDGSVSPVSSDCSVMERNVPVCRESRRKRKTFMTMASPESPLKCTTQMVATSPQITNPSPSFSDNAAQPVESSLAFPWTFPFGIDRRFHSEKSKLSESPRCLDQGAAGTSEVVGRRLSDFLSCESSKAVSPPVAAEEDDVRVKVERLSDEEVQEASQAVSASQSSLSDQQTVPGSEQVQEELLISPQSSSIGSMDEGVSEALPSMQGASNAGGHNEDDERLEGIQYPYHLYISPSARPGTNGPDRPFQCPTCGVRFTRIQNLKQHMLIHSGIKPFQCDRCGKKFTRAYSLKMHRLKHEVISSCPTT
- the zbtb44 gene encoding zinc finger and BTB domain-containing protein 44 isoform X1, whose amino-acid sequence is MGAKTFTHTSASHSQEMLDKLNALRSEGHLCDVTIRVQDKLFLAHKVVLACCSDFFRSKLVGRSEEEDKFVLDLHHVTVSGFAPLLEYAYTSTLSISTENIIDVLAAASYMQMFAVASTCSEFMKSSILWGPSSNNSLSADKQHESVPESASSHCTLTPMDGSVSPVSSDCSVMERNVPVCRESRRKRKTFMTMASPESPLKCTTQMVATSPQITNPSPSFSDNAAQPVESSLAFPWTFPFGIDRRFHSEKSKLSESPRCLDQGAAGTSEVVGRRLSDFLSCESSKAVSPPVAAEEDDVRVKVERLSDEEVQEASQAVSASQSSLSDQQTVPGSEQVQEELLISPQSSSIGSMDEGVSEALPSMQGASNAGGHNEDDERLEGIQYPYHLYISPSARPGTNGPDRPFQCPTCGVRFTRIQNLKQHMLIHSGIKPFQCDRCGKKFTRAYSLKMHRLKHEGKRCFRCQICSATFTSFGEYKHHMRVSRHIIRKPRIYECKTCGAMFTNSGNLIVHLRSLNHEASELANYFQSSDFLVPDYLSQVQEEEEVLGVQYDPPVPVPYPGSSVNAPSSSVHLPVISQVSSSTHHCESSSGFLSPEPADPLEAPPSPKIAAGDAEGVTEEVKSEHSVGDCSPEAFEENQPDQAKELAPITIE